From Pseudanabaena sp. PCC 6802, one genomic window encodes:
- a CDS encoding DNA cytosine methyltransferase: MQRSPLQTRSKTYKPTVLDLFCGAGGMSLGFQNAGCQILGGIDINPHAIRTHHRNFPDSIVKLPASDITRIKPSMLLPEGSIDILIGAPPCQVFSVVGIGKMKHLGRNPEDDPRNFLYKRFVDFLHYYRPRFFVMENVNTLANKAIFEQIREDLERGQRGQRRSYPGYDIDYRVLLSADYGVPQLRKRLFVVGRRKDLDLEFVFPTRKVKQYVSVGQAIGDLPELEPAVIPLKKKNSGPRQWDTENEQPYLCEPQSRYQRNMRQGINDGQGVLNHICRAHNEVDLEIFGWMDQGEQYRDLPEEMRRYRNDIFEDKYKRLHWDEPSWTLTAHMRKDGLAYIHPTQARSISVREAARLHSFPDRFVFDAPMTFMFELIGNSTSFYIQRKSLLDFKRLRDG; encoded by the coding sequence ATGCAAAGATCGCCGTTGCAAACCAGAAGTAAAACTTACAAGCCCACTGTCCTCGATCTGTTTTGTGGAGCGGGGGGGATGAGTTTGGGCTTTCAAAATGCTGGTTGTCAAATACTGGGGGGAATTGACATCAATCCTCATGCTATAAGAACTCACCACCGTAATTTTCCTGATAGCATCGTAAAACTTCCTGCATCGGATATTACCAGAATTAAACCCTCAATGCTCCTGCCTGAGGGAAGTATAGATATCTTGATTGGGGCACCACCCTGCCAGGTATTCTCTGTAGTTGGAATTGGTAAAATGAAACACCTTGGCAGAAATCCTGAGGACGATCCTAGAAATTTTCTCTACAAGCGCTTTGTTGATTTCCTACACTATTACAGACCACGTTTCTTTGTCATGGAGAATGTAAATACTCTTGCAAACAAAGCGATCTTTGAGCAAATACGGGAGGATCTTGAGCGGGGACAACGGGGGCAAAGGCGTAGTTATCCTGGCTATGACATCGACTATAGGGTTCTTTTGTCGGCTGATTATGGTGTACCCCAATTAAGGAAGCGATTATTTGTGGTTGGCAGGCGCAAAGATCTGGATCTTGAGTTTGTTTTTCCAACTAGAAAAGTCAAGCAATACGTTTCAGTTGGGCAGGCGATTGGGGATTTGCCAGAGCTAGAACCAGCAGTTATCCCGCTCAAAAAGAAAAACAGTGGTCCTAGACAATGGGACACTGAAAACGAGCAGCCTTATCTCTGCGAACCGCAGAGTCGTTACCAACGCAATATGAGGCAAGGCATTAATGATGGGCAAGGAGTTCTGAATCATATCTGTCGCGCTCACAATGAAGTCGATTTAGAAATCTTCGGTTGGATGGATCAAGGCGAACAATACAGAGATTTGCCTGAAGAAATGAGGCGCTATCGCAACGATATCTTTGAAGACAAATACAAACGACTGCACTGGGATGAACCATCCTGGACGCTGACTGCCCACATGAGAAAGGATGGGCTGGCATACATCCACCCAACCCAGGCCAGGAGTATTTCTGTGCGAGAGGCGGCAAGATTGCACAGCTTCCCCGATCGCTTTGTATTCGATGCCCCCATGACGTTTATGTTTGAGTTAATCGGTAACTCCACTTCATTCTACATACAAAGAAAATCACTCTTAGATTTTAAAAGGTTGAGAGATGGCTAA
- a CDS encoding XisH family protein, with amino-acid sequence MPVRDSIHGVVKEAISKDGWEVTDDPYVISYGERFLFVDLGAFATTRTGFIGARKGDTRIAIEIKEFRGQSQIADLEQAIGQYTLYRLLLNQVDPERDLYLAVSEATYSDIFSEPIGTLVIAELPLKLVVVDLKKKEVSQWVPSRPIKRSSSR; translated from the coding sequence GTGCCAGTTAGAGACTCGATTCATGGGGTTGTCAAGGAAGCGATCTCGAAAGATGGTTGGGAGGTCACCGACGATCCCTACGTGATCTCCTATGGCGAGCGTTTTTTGTTCGTCGATCTTGGTGCTTTTGCCACCACTCGCACGGGTTTTATTGGTGCTAGAAAAGGGGACACGCGCATTGCGATCGAAATTAAAGAGTTTCGCGGTCAGTCCCAGATTGCCGATCTAGAGCAAGCAATCGGGCAATACACCCTGTATCGCCTGTTGCTCAATCAGGTCGATCCAGAACGCGATCTATACCTGGCTGTTTCAGAAGCAACTTACAGTGACATTTTCAGCGAACCGATTGGCACACTTGTAATCGCCGAACTGCCGCTCAAGCTTGTTGTTGTAGACTTAAAGAAAAAGGAGGTAAGCCAATGGGTACCATCGAGACCTATCAAGCGATCGTCAAGCAGGTAA
- a CDS encoding AIPR family protein, with protein MNEDIGLEQFAEDLRQEVIARSDAGEEREFRENEFTRIAIEYLCEAGELEDGEVCFYQARGMKVNGYNLQENEGRLDLFVSIFTQHIPPATVPKADIETALKRLKGFLEQCRKGLYKSLEEASPAFDLAQSIYKCKELTNIRLFLFTDGLTTIQTRQSTTIHDKFYSVNIWDLRRIYRSISSGRKRDAIEIDFTTQFGCTIPCLPIPESNADYNACMLIIPGEILYKLYAEYGSRLLERNVRSFLQARGKVNKGIRQTILKEPQRFLAYNNGISATAESVKFTSEGRGIEKVRDLQIVNGGQTTASIYQAVRKDKADLSRVYVQAKLTIVSSDRIDEIVPLISRYANSQNKVSEADFSANEPFHIQVEELSRTIWAPAFDGTQRQTRWFYERARGQYLEEKGRETTAAKKKVFEETYPKSQMFTKTDLAKFQHTFEQIPHIVSKGAQKNFAEFTARLAEKKNIQADETYFKHLIARAILFKGTEKIVQAQNFGGYRANIVTYTLAYLSYCAEQRIDLDAIWKQQAIPPDLGEAIVIVSKQVHQSILSAPDGKNITEWCKQETCWKQVQILDIDLHSTL; from the coding sequence ATGAATGAAGATATCGGACTAGAGCAGTTTGCGGAAGATTTGAGGCAAGAGGTTATTGCTAGATCGGATGCTGGAGAAGAGCGTGAGTTTCGTGAAAATGAGTTCACGCGCATTGCGATCGAATATCTCTGTGAAGCAGGTGAGTTGGAGGATGGCGAGGTTTGTTTCTACCAGGCTCGCGGTATGAAGGTCAATGGCTACAATCTTCAGGAAAACGAAGGGAGGCTCGATCTATTTGTATCGATTTTTACTCAGCACATTCCACCTGCAACCGTTCCTAAAGCAGACATCGAAACTGCTCTGAAACGGCTAAAAGGTTTCCTGGAACAGTGCCGCAAAGGTCTGTATAAATCTCTTGAGGAAGCTTCTCCCGCGTTCGATCTAGCACAATCAATCTACAAGTGCAAAGAACTGACCAATATTCGTCTGTTTCTTTTTACCGATGGACTGACCACAATACAGACCCGACAAAGTACGACCATTCATGACAAATTCTACTCTGTCAATATCTGGGACTTACGCAGAATCTATCGCAGCATCAGTTCGGGACGGAAACGCGATGCGATCGAAATAGACTTCACAACCCAGTTTGGCTGTACTATTCCCTGTCTGCCTATTCCAGAATCAAACGCTGACTACAATGCCTGCATGTTAATTATCCCAGGAGAAATTCTCTATAAACTATATGCTGAATATGGGTCTCGCCTGCTAGAGCGCAATGTCCGTTCTTTTCTCCAGGCACGGGGCAAAGTCAACAAGGGAATTCGGCAGACTATACTCAAGGAACCGCAGCGTTTTCTGGCATACAACAACGGCATCTCCGCAACTGCTGAGTCCGTCAAATTCACAAGCGAAGGGCGTGGTATTGAGAAAGTAAGGGATCTTCAAATTGTCAATGGCGGTCAGACAACAGCATCAATTTACCAGGCAGTTCGCAAGGATAAAGCCGATCTGTCACGGGTCTACGTCCAGGCGAAGCTAACTATCGTATCGAGCGATCGCATTGACGAAATTGTGCCGCTTATCTCTCGTTACGCCAACAGTCAAAACAAAGTTAGTGAGGCTGACTTTTCCGCAAACGAACCATTTCATATCCAGGTTGAAGAACTCTCTCGTACAATCTGGGCACCTGCCTTCGATGGTACTCAACGGCAAACACGCTGGTTTTACGAACGAGCGCGAGGACAGTACCTGGAAGAAAAGGGAAGGGAAACTACTGCAGCAAAGAAGAAAGTCTTTGAGGAAACCTACCCAAAGTCTCAGATGTTTACAAAGACCGATCTAGCAAAATTCCAACATACATTTGAGCAAATTCCCCATATAGTCAGCAAGGGAGCACAAAAGAACTTTGCCGAATTTACGGCTCGCCTGGCAGAGAAAAAAAATATACAAGCAGATGAAACCTACTTTAAGCATCTGATCGCTAGGGCGATCCTGTTCAAGGGTACTGAAAAAATCGTTCAGGCGCAGAATTTTGGTGGCTATCGTGCCAATATTGTCACCTACACGCTCGCTTACCTGAGCTATTGTGCTGAGCAGCGCATAGATCTCGATGCAATCTGGAAACAGCAAGCAATCCCACCAGACCTTGGTGAAGCGATCGTAATTGTATCGAAACAAGTTCACCAGTCGATCTTGAGCGCTCCAGATGGTAAGAACATTACAGAATGGTGTAAGCAAGAAACTTGCTGGAAACAAGTTCAGATTCTCGATATCGATTTGCACTCGACGCTTTAG
- a CDS encoding PD-(D/E)XK motif protein translates to MGKAQDFHFPHCAIEVKTTVTQQPERLTISNEQQLDDSGIETLLLLHLAFDIHSNEDETLPSLVESLRSLLQDFTAAKMAFERSLFHAGYLDIHAPLYASTGYRHLSSSYFRVASGFPRLVPSDLVTGISHVRYAISLNACRPFAIAESEALKILNSQE, encoded by the coding sequence TTGGGTAAAGCTCAAGATTTTCACTTTCCTCATTGTGCTATTGAAGTAAAAACTACCGTCACCCAACAACCCGAACGTCTAACTATTTCCAACGAACAGCAGCTTGATGACAGTGGTATTGAGACACTACTGCTGCTACATTTGGCATTTGACATTCACTCTAACGAGGATGAAACGTTACCCAGTCTTGTCGAAAGCCTGCGATCGCTACTTCAAGATTTTACTGCGGCAAAAATGGCTTTTGAACGTTCGCTTTTTCATGCAGGTTATCTAGATATTCACGCTCCTCTCTATGCATCTACAGGCTACAGGCATCTAAGTAGTAGCTATTTTCGAGTAGCAAGCGGTTTCCCGCGTCTTGTACCGAGCGATCTAGTCACAGGTATTTCACATGTGCGTTATGCAATTTCACTCAATGCCTGCCGACCCTTTGCGATCGCAGAATCTGAAGCACTGAAAATTCTCAATAGTCAAGAGTAA
- a CDS encoding HNH endonuclease, with protein sequence MVSQQTRKLIRKRARYLCEYCHSPEYLSPDGFTVDHIMPRSLGGSDESENLCLCCSRCNSRHYNFTTGKDPQTGSEVKLFNPRTQKWPEHFIWSVDGQRIVGKTAVGRATCDRLDLNDDRHNDGFILKARQFWILGGWHPPADDPREN encoded by the coding sequence ATGGTGTCCCAGCAAACTCGAAAACTAATCCGAAAACGTGCCAGGTATCTTTGTGAATATTGCCATTCACCTGAATATTTGAGTCCAGATGGCTTTACCGTAGATCACATCATGCCGCGATCGCTTGGTGGCTCAGATGAATCTGAAAACTTATGTCTCTGCTGCTCTCGCTGTAACAGCAGACACTACAATTTCACTACAGGCAAAGATCCGCAAACGGGTTCTGAAGTAAAGCTTTTTAATCCTCGCACGCAAAAGTGGCCAGAGCACTTTATCTGGTCAGTTGATGGGCAGCGCATCGTTGGCAAAACTGCAGTTGGACGTGCAACCTGCGATCGCTTGGATCTAAACGATGATCGCCACAATGATGGTTTTATCCTCAAAGCGCGACAATTCTGGATTCTCGGTGGTTGGCATCCACCCGCAGACGATCCGCGAGAAAATTGA
- a CDS encoding helix-turn-helix domain-containing protein has product MPVKLRLKEVREEKGLSQFELAQLTEMSPQNIQKLEQSRSKGIQFDTLERLCTALEVDIKDLLVLVPR; this is encoded by the coding sequence ATGCCTGTGAAACTTAGACTAAAAGAAGTCAGAGAGGAGAAGGGTTTGTCCCAGTTTGAGTTAGCTCAACTAACAGAAATGTCTCCACAAAATATCCAAAAACTAGAGCAAAGCAGAAGCAAAGGCATTCAGTTTGATACGCTTGAACGCCTTTGCACTGCCCTAGAAGTGGACATTAAAGACTTGCTAGTTCTAGTTCCTCGCTGA
- a CDS encoding helix-turn-helix domain-containing protein has product MNLQELQSLVARRESETLEFKRTTGEMKEGCQTACAMLNGLGGFVLFGVHDNGTIQGQQVSTRTIEDIVNHIRLKIEPPAFPDIETIALSSGMAVVVGASQLCTE; this is encoded by the coding sequence ATGAATTTACAAGAATTACAAAGCCTGGTGGCGAGAAGGGAATCTGAGACTCTGGAGTTTAAGCGCACAACTGGAGAGATGAAGGAAGGCTGCCAGACAGCCTGTGCCATGTTAAACGGTTTGGGGGGCTTTGTGCTTTTTGGCGTGCATGATAACGGCACTATTCAAGGGCAGCAAGTTTCTACCCGCACGATTGAGGATATTGTCAACCACATTCGCCTGAAAATAGAACCGCCAGCGTTTCCAGATATCGAGACTATTGCTCTGAGTAGTGGTATGGCAGTGGTGGTGGGAGCATCTCAACTTTGCACTGAGTAA
- a CDS encoding Uma2 family endonuclease produces MVTQLTKKNYTIDEYLELEVVSDIRSEYRNGEIIPMTGGTPNHNDISGNIYILLKALLKTNLKIKEYRVFHVDQRVWIPSLKEYTYPDVMVAPNPLEMQPGRKDTITNPCFITEVLSKSTQNYDRSEKFVAYRTIDNFQEYLLVDQYRVHVEHHVKTGVNQWLFSEYDDPSVTITLRFIDLPIQIADLYENIDFE; encoded by the coding sequence ATGGTTACTCAACTTACTAAAAAAAACTATACTATTGACGAATATCTAGAGCTAGAAGTTGTTTCGGATATTCGCAGCGAATATCGTAACGGAGAAATTATTCCGATGACTGGTGGAACCCCAAATCATAACGATATTTCTGGGAATATATACATATTATTAAAAGCACTCTTAAAAACAAACTTAAAAATAAAAGAGTATCGTGTCTTTCACGTTGATCAGCGTGTCTGGATTCCAAGTTTAAAAGAATACACATATCCTGACGTGATGGTTGCTCCCAATCCTCTAGAAATGCAACCTGGACGAAAAGACACAATCACTAATCCTTGCTTTATTACAGAGGTGTTATCTAAATCCACCCAAAACTACGATCGCAGTGAAAAGTTTGTCGCCTACCGCACAATTGATAACTTTCAGGAATATTTATTAGTCGATCAATACCGTGTTCATGTGGAACATCATGTCAAAACTGGGGTCAACCAATGGCTCTTCTCAGAATATGACGATCCATCAGTGACGATTACTTTGCGATTTATAGATTTGCCAATCCAAATAGCCGATCTTTACGAAAATATTGACTTTGAGTAG
- a CDS encoding Uma2 family endonuclease, whose protein sequence is MAIASDKYKNLEASEPLNSNTLSIEEFLALPETQPASEYIDGQIYQKPMPQFQHSTFQVEIATAINLVGKPQKLAFAFPELRCNFGDISIVPDIAVMRWANIPFLENKRIANTAPIAPDWIIEILSPDQSPLRVMNKISSAITNGSELGWLISPAQDLIMVYEGDRLPERMSGADVLPVLDVLNWRVTVDDVFNLLCLE, encoded by the coding sequence ATGGCGATCGCATCAGATAAGTACAAAAATTTAGAAGCGAGTGAGCCGCTAAACTCAAACACATTATCAATCGAAGAGTTTTTGGCTTTACCAGAAACCCAACCTGCCAGTGAATATATTGATGGTCAAATTTATCAGAAACCTATGCCTCAGTTTCAGCACAGTACCTTTCAGGTAGAAATTGCCACTGCGATTAATCTAGTTGGTAAGCCTCAAAAACTTGCTTTTGCATTTCCTGAGTTACGCTGTAATTTTGGCGATATATCGATTGTGCCTGATATTGCGGTGATGCGTTGGGCGAATATTCCTTTTTTAGAAAATAAACGAATTGCGAATACGGCTCCTATTGCTCCTGATTGGATTATTGAGATTCTTTCGCCAGATCAATCACCTTTGCGGGTAATGAACAAAATCAGTTCGGCTATTACTAATGGTTCTGAGCTTGGTTGGCTAATTTCTCCAGCGCAAGATTTGATTATGGTTTATGAAGGCGATCGCTTACCTGAAAGAATGTCTGGGGCGGATGTTTTGCCTGTTTTGGACGTTTTAAATTGGCGGGTGACAGTGGATGATGTATTTAATTTATTGTGTTTAGAATAG
- a CDS encoding HNH endonuclease: MAKGRRWSKNELIIAMNLYCKLPFGQLDHRTPIIIEIAKKLGRTPSSLAMKLSNFASLDPTLQERGIKGLQGASQADREIWQEFNENWEELGAESEKLFQALFEDTILGISFPTSSEHKTAKPQKVVGKQPTGSTETEATMKVRVGQDFFRQTVLANYNGRCCITGNPVPELLTASHILPWSKYPEHRLNPHNGLCLSKTQDAAFDRGLIAVDENYRLILSSYLQNFLPEPSLEQNFVAYCGQQLLLPEKFQPDLEFLKRHRDEIFLG; encoded by the coding sequence ATGGCTAAAGGAAGGCGATGGTCGAAGAATGAGCTAATTATTGCGATGAATTTATATTGCAAGCTTCCTTTTGGTCAGCTTGACCATAGAACACCTATCATTATCGAAATTGCCAAAAAGTTAGGAAGGACTCCCAGTAGTTTAGCAATGAAGCTCTCCAACTTTGCCTCTCTCGATCCTACTCTTCAGGAACGTGGCATCAAGGGACTTCAGGGGGCAAGTCAAGCGGACAGAGAAATTTGGCAAGAGTTTAACGAAAACTGGGAAGAACTTGGAGCTGAAAGTGAGAAGCTTTTTCAAGCCCTGTTTGAGGATACAATACTCGGAATCTCCTTCCCTACTTCTAGCGAACACAAAACAGCAAAACCACAGAAAGTAGTTGGGAAACAGCCAACTGGATCAACTGAAACTGAAGCAACTATGAAGGTGCGTGTTGGACAAGATTTTTTTCGGCAAACTGTGTTGGCAAACTATAATGGTCGTTGCTGCATTACAGGAAATCCAGTACCCGAATTACTGACTGCCAGCCATATACTGCCCTGGAGCAAGTACCCTGAACATCGACTTAATCCTCACAATGGTTTATGTCTCAGCAAAACTCAAGATGCCGCTTTCGACAGAGGGCTGATCGCAGTTGACGAAAACTATCGACTAATTCTCAGCAGCTACCTCCAGAACTTTTTACCAGAACCAAGTCTAGAGCAAAACTTTGTTGCATATTGTGGACAGCAGTTACTCTTACCTGAAAAATTCCAACCTGATTTGGAGTTTCTGAAGCGTCACAGGGATGAAATTTTTCTTGGATAA
- a CDS encoding XisI protein yields MGTIETYQAIVKQVISRYAQLRPSHGDIRLETVFDDMQNRFALMQVGWDKGRRVRGNLIYVTLQDEKVYIEYDGMERGITQDLVAHGIPEQDIILAFLPDVQFVAVA; encoded by the coding sequence ATGGGTACCATCGAGACCTATCAAGCGATCGTCAAGCAGGTAATTTCGCGTTACGCCCAACTGCGTCCTTCTCACGGAGACATTCGTTTAGAGACCGTATTCGATGACATGCAAAACCGCTTTGCGCTCATGCAAGTTGGCTGGGATAAGGGGCGGCGCGTGCGCGGTAACCTGATCTACGTGACTCTCCAGGACGAGAAAGTTTATATCGAATACGATGGTATGGAACGCGGTATTACCCAGGATTTAGTTGCCCACGGCATTCCCGAACAAGATATCATTCTGGCTTTTCTGCCAGACGTTCAATTTGTCGCAGTTGCTTAA
- a CDS encoding IS3 family transposase (programmed frameshift) — MQRKKHSAEFKAKIALEAAKGLKTINEIASEAEVHPTQVTLWKKQLLEEIPTLFASNRGQKQKTQEDLTAALYQQIGQLKVELDWVKKKLALSVAERKKLVEPAHLSISVSRQCELLGLARSSFYYEPKPETEHNLRLMRMLDRQFTATPFYGVRRMTAWLATQGEVVNPKRVRRLMRMMGLEAIYPKPNLSIAKDNVRKYPYLLKEEEITTPNQVWSTDITYIPLPQGYIYLVAVIDWYSRYVLSWEISNTMDITFCLSALEKALTQNTPKIFNSDQGSQFTSVAFTSRLEEKGIAVSQDGRGRALDNIFVERLWRSVKYEEVYPKAYTSVKEAMQELEKYFHFYNNERLHQSLGYQPPSTVHFKQP; from the exons ATGCAGCGAAAAAAACACAGTGCGGAATTCAAGGCCAAAATCGCACTAGAAGCAGCCAAAGGATTGAAAACAATCAACGAAATAGCTAGTGAGGCAGAAGTACACCCTACACAAGTCACACTATGGAAGAAGCAACTGCTAGAGGAAATACCAACCCTTTTTGCCAGTAATCGAGGCCAGAAGCAAAAAACACAAGAGGATCTGACTGCAGCGCTCTACCAGCAAATAGGTCAGCTCAAAGTGGAACTGGACTGGGTGAAAAAAAAA CTGGCATTGTCAGTAGCTGAGAGAAAAAAATTGGTTGAACCGGCGCATCTGTCAATTTCTGTCAGCAGGCAGTGCGAACTATTGGGACTGGCAAGGTCTAGTTTCTACTACGAACCCAAACCAGAAACCGAGCATAACCTGAGACTAATGCGGATGCTAGACCGACAGTTCACTGCAACGCCCTTCTACGGTGTGCGAAGAATGACTGCCTGGTTGGCGACCCAAGGTGAAGTTGTCAACCCTAAACGGGTGAGAAGGTTGATGCGAATGATGGGTCTAGAGGCCATCTATCCCAAACCAAACCTCAGTATAGCCAAAGACAATGTGAGAAAGTATCCCTATCTTTTAAAGGAGGAGGAGATTACGACTCCCAACCAAGTCTGGAGTACAGATATCACCTACATTCCACTGCCCCAAGGATACATCTATTTGGTAGCAGTCATCGACTGGTATAGCAGGTATGTACTGTCTTGGGAAATATCCAACACGATGGACATCACCTTTTGCCTGAGCGCCTTGGAGAAGGCTTTGACTCAGAACACACCCAAGATATTCAACTCCGATCAAGGCAGTCAGTTTACCAGTGTGGCGTTCACTAGCAGATTAGAGGAAAAGGGGATAGCGGTTAGCCAAGATGGCAGAGGAAGAGCGTTAGACAACATATTTGTAGAGAGACTATGGCGATCGGTGAAGTACGAGGAGGTATACCCAAAAGCTTATACATCGGTTAAAGAAGCGATGCAGGAATTGGAGAAATATTTCCACTTCTACAACAATGAAAGACTGCATCAGTCTCTGGGCTATCAGCCCCCGTCTACAGTTCATTTTAAACAACCCTGA
- a CDS encoding LexA family protein, giving the protein MNSVLISESEVYMRVKAILKLDPLSKARLPMFTCPISAGHPVHTEDYRDNDFDACLLTRHPDETFILPVEGDSMIDAHILSGDWLVVDRAIEPSDGSIVIASIDDELTVKRLRKRNGRITLEPENDDYRPLHIAKHMELTIWGVVVKVIHDVEI; this is encoded by the coding sequence ATGAATAGTGTACTCATTTCAGAAAGTGAGGTTTATATGCGAGTTAAGGCTATTCTTAAGCTCGATCCTTTGAGTAAGGCTCGATTACCAATGTTTACGTGCCCCATCTCGGCGGGACATCCCGTGCATACTGAGGATTATCGCGATAATGATTTCGATGCTTGCTTGTTGACCAGGCATCCCGATGAGACCTTTATCTTGCCAGTGGAAGGCGATTCGATGATCGATGCTCATATCCTTTCTGGGGATTGGTTGGTTGTGGATCGGGCGATCGAGCCATCGGATGGTAGTATCGTCATTGCTTCCATCGATGATGAGTTGACTGTCAAGCGACTCAGGAAGCGCAACGGTCGGATTACGCTCGAACCTGAAAACGATGACTATAGACCCTTACATATTGCTAAGCACATGGAACTTACAATTTGGGGTGTGGTCGTCAAGGTAATTCACGATGTAGAAATATAG
- a CDS encoding ISKra4 family transposase (programmed frameshift), which produces MTPEQEKEMQAHVQAIAAILYQNTPSEQLTSLEGIEIAVRQQILEHVSPEIGFFIRTVTGTEAGRRRRVQSSIGQLHLTQKQAQKLKVAPYSQVSPYVERCSLILSANVSYEQAAKDLAMLMGVQISRSTQQRLVHRHEFSPLEVEESVEELSVDGGRIRLRTPLGQPSEWKDYKAVNLHGQAIFATFQDNIALTDWVNRQPLADMVTCIGDGHDGIWNIIAQISIPDSRYEILDWFHLVENLHKIEATAQLLTGVEAFLWRGNVTAAIAELNHLASPQSINFIAYLHKHRHRIPDYWYFQTEQICSIGSGAVESAVKQIARRIKISGAQWNRDNVPQVLKHRSAYLNGSLNLALQN; this is translated from the exons ATGACTCCAGAGCAGGAAAAAGAAATGCAAGCGCACGTTCAAGCTATTGCCGCCATCCTTTATCAGAATACACCATCGGAACAACTAACCAGCTTGGAAGGGATCGAAATCGCTGTGCGGCAGCAAATCCTCGAACATGTCAGCCCAGAAATAGGG TTTTTTATCCGCACAGTTACGGGCACAGAAGCAGGACGCCGCAGGCGAGTGCAAAGCAGCATCGGACAGCTCCACCTCACGCAAAAGCAAGCGCAGAAGCTCAAAGTAGCCCCCTATAGCCAGGTGAGCCCGTATGTGGAAAGATGTAGCCTGATCTTGAGTGCGAATGTATCCTACGAACAAGCCGCCAAAGACTTAGCCATGTTGATGGGAGTGCAAATATCGCGCAGTACACAACAGCGCCTGGTGCATCGCCATGAATTTAGCCCCCTAGAGGTAGAAGAGTCGGTCGAGGAATTAAGTGTCGATGGAGGCAGAATCAGACTGCGCACGCCACTTGGACAGCCAAGTGAGTGGAAGGACTATAAAGCTGTGAACTTGCATGGACAAGCCATATTTGCCACATTTCAAGATAACATTGCCTTAACAGACTGGGTAAATCGACAGCCTTTAGCAGATATGGTTACCTGTATTGGGGATGGACATGATGGGATTTGGAATATTATTGCCCAGATCTCTATACCTGATAGTCGCTATGAAATCTTGGACTGGTTCCATTTGGTGGAAAACCTGCATAAAATTGAGGCTACAGCTCAACTTTTGACTGGGGTCGAAGCTTTTTTGTGGCGGGGTAATGTGACTGCAGCTATTGCTGAGCTCAATCACTTAGCTAGTCCTCAGAGCATCAATTTTATTGCTTATCTGCACAAGCATCGCCATCGTATTCCTGATTATTGGTATTTCCAAACCGAGCAGATTTGCTCTATTGGTTCTGGCGCAGTGGAATCTGCTGTTAAGCAAATCGCTAGACGCATCAAAATCTCTGGCGCTCAATGGAACCGTGATAATGTGCCACAAGTCCTCAAACACCGTTCTGCTTACCTTAATGGCTCTCTTAACCTTGCCTTGCAAAACTGA